The following are encoded together in the Triticum dicoccoides isolate Atlit2015 ecotype Zavitan chromosome 6B, WEW_v2.0, whole genome shotgun sequence genome:
- the LOC119321255 gene encoding transcription factor UNE12-like, with protein MALVREPMVTYDGGFDALVYGGHDALLGGVDTTVLFGGYNYAHDEPAGAAGAYVPESASWAGAGMSVLAFDRAAPARGPGAQVVAQEEADCDAWMDAMDEDQHAGPASTIGFDPATGCFSLMQSSGGAGRPFGLLFPSTSNGSPDAPAPARGSSKRSYAARVQDAEPRASKKPCGASRKTSKAKPAARTTTSPKGDPQSLAAKNRREKISERLRTLQELVPNGTKVDMVTMLEKAVSYVKFLQLQVKVLATDEFWPAQGGTAPEISQVKEALDAILSSQRGQLD; from the exons ATGGCGTTAGTGCGGGAGCCGATGGTGACGTACGACGGCGGGTTCGACGCGCTCGTCTACGGTGGCCACGACGCGCTGCTCGGAGGCGTGGACACGACGGTGCTCTTCGGGGGCTACAACTACGCCCACGACGAGCCAGCCGGCGCCGCCGGCGCCTACGTGCCGGAGAGCGCGAGCTGGGCGGGCGCGGGGATGTCCGTGCTCGCATTCGACCGTGCCGCGCCCGCGCGAGGCCCCGGCGCCCAGGTAGTCGCGCAGGAGGAGGCGGACTGCGACGCGTGGATGGACGCCATGGACGAGGACCAGCACGCAGGGCCGGCGTCGACCATAGGGTTCGATCCAGCCACGGGCTGCTTCAGCCTGATGCAGAgctccggcggcgcggggcggccgtTCGGGCTCCTGTTCCCGAGCACGTCCAACGGCTCGCCCGACGCCCCGGCGCCGGCGCGCGGTTCCTCGAAGCGATCGTACGCGGCGCGCGTGCAGGATGCGGAGCCGCGGGCCTCCAAGAAGCCGTGCGGTGCGAGCAGGAAGACGAGTAAGGCGAAGCCGGCGGCGCGCACCACCACCTCGCCCAAGGGGGACCCGCAAAGCCTCGCCGCAAAG AACCGACGGGAGAAGATCAGCGAGCGGCTGCGGACACTGCAGGAGCTGGTTCCCAACGGCACCAAGGTCGACATGGTCACCATGCTCGAGAAGGCCGTCAGCTACGTCAAGTTCCTGCAGCTGCAAGTCAAGGTGCTGGCGACGGACGAGTTCTGGCCGGCGCAAGGGGGAACAGCGCCGGAAATCTCCCAGGTGAAGGAGGCGCTGGACGCCATCTTGTCGTCGCAGAGGGGGCAACTGGACTGA